In one window of Streptomyces sp. FXJ1.172 DNA:
- a CDS encoding alpha-L-arabinofuranosidase B, giving the protein MVPELLIFRRLRRGVAVCLAAVALALTGLVAFTGASQAAAQGPCDIYAAGGTPCVAAHSTTRALLASYNGPLYQVQRASDNTLQNIGVLSAGGVANAAAQDSFCAGTTCTITRLYDQTGGGNTLVYQGPGGTGGVDTAATATTEAIGVGGQKAYALYVNPGNSYFAYNSAGGVPTGSSPEGEYMVTSGTHANNGCCFDYGNTEIDHKADGNGAMDAINFGTECWFGGCSGTGPWVQADLENGLFTGGGKAWNPNQVSETSRFVTAMLKNNGTTQMALKGANAQSGSLTQLYSGALPSGWNPMHKQGAIILGSGGDCCQTNHNASAGTFYEGAMVKGYPSEATDAAVQANIAAAGYSTGTSSPFAPGAKVSLQATTSCCTGDYLQHDTSDDKVVIAPVTSSSSVTDKGNATWIVRAGLADSNCVSFESANASGKYLRHYAFQLHLQPNDGSSQFAADATFCSKPGNSGTGYSLQSFNYPAKYIRHYRFTGYVASNGGPNAWDATSSWAQDTSWLAAAPWS; this is encoded by the coding sequence ATGGTGCCTGAACTGCTCATCTTCCGAAGACTGCGCCGGGGGGTGGCTGTCTGCCTGGCTGCGGTGGCGCTCGCCCTCACCGGCCTTGTCGCCTTCACCGGCGCCTCACAGGCCGCTGCACAAGGGCCCTGCGACATCTATGCGGCGGGCGGCACGCCGTGCGTCGCGGCGCACAGCACCACCCGCGCGCTGCTCGCCTCCTACAACGGCCCGCTCTACCAGGTGCAGCGGGCTTCGGACAACACGTTGCAGAACATCGGGGTGCTGTCCGCCGGGGGCGTTGCCAACGCAGCGGCCCAGGACTCGTTCTGCGCGGGCACCACCTGCACCATCACCCGCCTCTATGACCAGACCGGCGGCGGCAACACCCTGGTCTACCAGGGCCCCGGCGGTACCGGCGGCGTCGACACCGCGGCCACCGCGACCACCGAAGCGATCGGCGTGGGCGGCCAGAAGGCGTACGCGCTCTACGTCAACCCCGGCAACAGCTACTTCGCGTACAACTCCGCCGGGGGCGTGCCGACCGGCAGCTCGCCCGAAGGCGAGTACATGGTCACCAGCGGCACCCACGCCAACAACGGGTGCTGCTTCGACTACGGCAACACGGAGATTGACCACAAGGCCGACGGCAACGGCGCCATGGATGCGATCAACTTCGGCACGGAATGCTGGTTCGGCGGCTGCAGCGGAACAGGGCCGTGGGTGCAGGCGGACCTGGAGAACGGCCTGTTCACCGGCGGCGGCAAGGCGTGGAACCCCAACCAGGTCTCCGAGACCAGCCGCTTCGTCACCGCGATGCTCAAGAACAACGGCACCACCCAGATGGCGCTCAAGGGCGCGAACGCCCAGTCCGGGAGCCTGACCCAGCTCTACAGCGGCGCACTGCCCAGCGGATGGAACCCGATGCACAAGCAGGGGGCCATCATCCTCGGCAGCGGCGGCGACTGCTGCCAGACCAACCACAACGCGAGCGCGGGCACCTTCTACGAGGGCGCCATGGTCAAGGGCTACCCCTCCGAGGCCACCGACGCCGCCGTCCAGGCCAATATCGCCGCGGCCGGCTACAGCACCGGCACCTCCAGCCCCTTCGCCCCGGGCGCGAAGGTGTCACTGCAGGCCACCACCTCCTGCTGCACCGGGGACTACCTGCAGCACGACACGAGCGACGACAAGGTCGTGATCGCGCCGGTGACCTCGAGCAGCTCCGTCACCGACAAGGGCAACGCCACCTGGATCGTCCGCGCCGGCCTGGCCGACAGCAACTGCGTCTCCTTCGAGTCGGCCAACGCTTCCGGCAAGTACCTCAGGCACTACGCCTTCCAGCTTCACCTGCAGCCCAATGACGGCTCCAGCCAGTTCGCCGCCGATGCCACCTTCTGCTCCAAGCCGGGCAACAGCGGCACCGGTTACTCCCTGCAGTCCTTCAACTATCCGGCCAAGTACATCCGCCACTACCGATTCACCGGCTACGTGGCAAGCAACGGCGGCCCCAACGCCTGGGACGCCACGTCGTCGTGGGCCCAGGACACCAGCTGGCTCGCCGCAGCCCCCTGGAGCTGA
- a CDS encoding RICIN domain-containing protein, whose protein sequence is MTYGPAINQNAVWLRTSWDVNGVSRFSYSPDGSPFTSFGGTYQLTWGGYRGDRVGLYTYNPNGAGYVDVDSVQYTIAPTRAYTCVSVRSGKVAHVSGASFADGATVLQWPDTGRPNQHWAFQSTADGYYTITCLRSGKVLDVGGGTTADGAALIQYRDTGGSNQRWTFHRDTG, encoded by the coding sequence TTGACCTACGGTCCGGCGATCAATCAGAACGCCGTGTGGCTGCGCACCTCATGGGATGTGAACGGGGTCAGCCGCTTCTCCTACAGCCCCGACGGAAGCCCGTTCACCTCGTTCGGCGGCACCTACCAGCTCACCTGGGGCGGTTACCGCGGTGACCGGGTCGGCCTCTACACCTACAACCCCAACGGCGCCGGTTACGTCGACGTGGACTCGGTGCAGTACACCATCGCGCCCACCAGGGCCTACACGTGCGTCAGCGTGCGCAGTGGCAAGGTCGCCCACGTCTCCGGCGCCTCGTTCGCGGACGGCGCCACCGTGCTGCAGTGGCCCGACACCGGCAGACCGAACCAGCACTGGGCCTTTCAGTCCACAGCGGACGGCTACTACACCATCACCTGCCTGCGCAGCGGCAAGGTGCTCGACGTCGGCGGAGGCACTACGGCCGACGGCGCCGCGCTCATCCAGTACCGCGACACCGGCGGCTCCAACCAGCGGTGGACCTTCCACCGCGACACCGGCTAG
- a CDS encoding family 43 glycosylhydrolase, giving the protein MAGGERGLTCRPPGSAHLAQPLNARRVRHRGVPAAGLAAPPSTAAAATPFAGTWGDQGDGTYVNPVLPGDFSDWDCIRVGADYYGITSTFGYSPGVAVLHLKGLVNWRHWAARWVISPASDQR; this is encoded by the coding sequence GTGGCAGGCGGTGAACGTGGACTGACCTGCCGGCCGCCGGGATCGGCACACCTCGCTCAGCCCCTCAACGCTCGCCGCGTTCGGCACCGGGGCGTTCCTGCTGCCGGGCTTGCTGCCCCCCCCAGCACGGCGGCGGCAGCCACACCTTTCGCCGGTACGTGGGGCGATCAGGGCGACGGCACCTACGTCAACCCCGTCCTCCCGGGCGACTTCAGCGACTGGGACTGCATCCGGGTCGGCGCCGACTACTACGGCATCACCAGCACGTTCGGGTACTCGCCCGGCGTGGCCGTTCTGCACTTGAAGGGCCTGGTCAACTGGCGCCACTGGGCGGCGCGATGGGTGATCTCACCAGCATCGGACCAGCGCTGA
- a CDS encoding alpha-L-arabinofuranosidase B — MIKPPWIRSVRRALLSAGATAALAAGLLTATPTTSQAATRQPCDIYAAGGTPCVAAHSTTRALYATYNGPLYQIKRASDNATKDIGLLSAGGYANAAAQDSFCAGTSCVITVLYDQSGKGNNLTQAPAGGAASGPDSLANAFEAPVTVGGHEAYGVYVAPGTGYRNNNTNGIATGDQPEGMYAIFDGTHFNGGCCFDYGNAETNSHDTGNGHMEAIYFGNNKIWGSGSGNGPWVMADLENGLFSGVNQHLNAGDPTVNNRFLTAIVKGGPNQWAIRGGDAQSGSLSTYYSGVRPNVSGYNPMHKEGAIILGIGGDNSKGAQGTFYEGVMTSGYPSDATENAVQANITAAGYNSGSTSTGTLTPGSRISLQATTAPCCTSHYLRHDDADTKVVISSINSSSPATDKADATWIVRAGLANTSCLSFESANNPGQFLRHFNYQLYLNTDNGGSSFAQDATFCPTAGNSGVGKSFRSVNFPTKYIRHYNFTAYIASNGGSNAWDSTSSWAQDTSWLTPSPWS, encoded by the coding sequence ATGATCAAGCCACCGTGGATACGCAGCGTCAGACGCGCGCTCCTCTCGGCCGGTGCCACCGCCGCGCTCGCCGCCGGCCTGCTCACCGCCACGCCCACGACCTCGCAGGCGGCCACCCGGCAGCCATGCGACATCTACGCGGCGGGCGGCACTCCCTGCGTTGCCGCACACAGCACCACCCGCGCCCTGTACGCGACGTACAACGGCCCGCTGTACCAGATCAAGCGTGCCTCCGACAACGCGACCAAGGACATCGGTCTGCTGAGCGCCGGCGGATACGCCAACGCCGCCGCACAGGACTCCTTCTGCGCCGGCACCAGCTGCGTCATCACCGTCCTCTACGACCAGTCCGGCAAGGGCAACAACCTCACCCAGGCACCGGCGGGCGGAGCCGCAAGCGGGCCGGACAGCCTCGCCAACGCCTTCGAAGCGCCGGTCACCGTCGGCGGGCACGAGGCATACGGCGTCTACGTCGCCCCCGGCACCGGCTACCGGAACAACAACACCAACGGCATCGCCACCGGCGACCAGCCGGAGGGCATGTACGCGATCTTCGACGGCACGCACTTCAACGGCGGCTGCTGCTTCGACTACGGCAACGCCGAGACCAACAGCCACGACACCGGCAACGGCCACATGGAGGCCATCTACTTCGGCAACAACAAGATCTGGGGCTCCGGCAGCGGCAACGGCCCCTGGGTCATGGCCGACCTGGAGAACGGCCTGTTCTCCGGCGTGAACCAGCACCTCAACGCGGGCGACCCCACCGTCAACAACCGGTTCCTGACCGCCATCGTGAAGGGCGGCCCGAACCAGTGGGCCATCCGCGGCGGTGACGCGCAGTCGGGCAGCCTGTCCACCTACTACAGCGGCGTGCGCCCCAACGTCTCCGGCTACAACCCGATGCACAAGGAAGGCGCGATCATCCTGGGCATCGGCGGTGACAACAGCAAGGGCGCCCAAGGCACCTTCTACGAAGGCGTCATGACCTCCGGCTACCCCTCGGACGCCACCGAGAACGCCGTCCAGGCCAACATCACCGCCGCCGGCTACAACAGCGGCTCGACCAGCACCGGAACCCTCACCCCCGGCTCCCGGATCTCCCTGCAGGCCACCACCGCCCCCTGCTGCACCTCGCACTACCTCCGCCACGACGACGCCGACACCAAGGTCGTCATCTCCTCCATCAACTCCTCCAGCCCGGCAACCGACAAGGCCGACGCCACCTGGATCGTCCGCGCCGGCCTGGCCAACACCTCCTGCCTGTCCTTCGAGTCCGCCAACAACCCCGGCCAGTTCCTGCGCCACTTCAACTACCAGCTCTACCTGAACACCGACAACGGCGGCAGCTCGTTCGCGCAGGACGCCACCTTCTGCCCCACCGCGGGCAACAGCGGGGTCGGCAAGTCCTTCCGGTCCGTCAACTTCCCGACCAAGTACATTCGCCACTACAACTTCACGGCCTACATAGCCAGTAATGGCGGCTCCAACGCCTGGGACTCCACGTCGTCGTGGGCCCAGGACACCAGCTGGCTCACCCCATCTCCCTGGAGCTGA